The Hemibagrus wyckioides isolate EC202008001 linkage group LG15, SWU_Hwy_1.0, whole genome shotgun sequence genome window below encodes:
- the tns2a gene encoding tensin-2 isoform X1 — protein MGCTLCTDCCGDEPEPEVLRGTQNRERTHNRINMRLTKAGKGEPHEFKEKTFKKKRQCGVCKQNIESLGSFCRVCKTATHKKCESKASTPCVPAPSSDLQRRGTTSSRHIQHLGSTKSLTYTKPRSTLPRSLSVDRVMDRVMERHYDFDLTYITERIISVFFPPLLDEQRYRLNLKEVAAMLKSKHQDKFLLLNLSEKRHDIRRLNPKVHDFGWPDLHAPPLDKICSMCKAMETWLNSDPQHVVVLHCKGNKGKTGVIIAAYMHYSKISAGADQALSTLAMRKFCEDKVSSSLQPSQNRYIYYFGGLLSGAIKMNSSPLFLHQVLIPTIPKFHADGGYLPFMKIYQSMQLVYTSGIYDLQGSAGRKLCVTIEPALLLKGDIMVKCYHRRLQATERDTVFRLQFHTCTIHGSQLWFGKGELDEACSDDRFPPDATVEFVFSSGPEKIKGREYQRNDPAVTVDYNTADQVVRWDSYDNLNQRHEDSQDDIAHTRGPLDGSLYAQVKKRRAACASSFLSANGSPGQISDERQGHLLSLSTDSGHSSAPPERLEDSPRRPPPTQQEREELERLLGGIEGERTSRDRERETAILDDGDSLPPENTAPLRLARSCSCRMGYRSQRCSELHHMPNGYCLDHSAPSNNHTGVSSSNMLGLCQHHSGHTHQSLPPPDLLWDRQQGSPHYLHGPSRHVCPYPSQELCPHPHTLSPSGRLLCRSDEFLTYPQPQHNHPHHPKAPGPYHDVMLVDSLLPPPSCPCRDCCLRREDFHTLRLDRGEGLHWEREELPRDSGLRRSRGSEVPRRSELHWEQEAGLRQGREVSLHWDRDREAELQWEREREAEYWHRRTALSPYGPPGHDPAFTFDPLPQGHPAFPEPSRSHSHAHLDIKYSSGSSSYQTSHQMCPCSPYQPSPSESRGYASGYQSDSTSPLPHSYSSCYSHTDPHHQHYTTNTHSDGSGVPGENVGWRDHITHGSMRRLHREAHGPCSTPSDMSGPPTPVHTSSPLITQDSLTVQDQEARSSEMSTVSTSHQERTNPCVQQNLSNSGPEPRQVGSPSTEPPKSCTSIPEKHCILPHQLTTHSSFSPQQNSTHSLSSSQQLSLHSSSSQQLSPHSSSPQQLSPHSYSPQQLSPHSYSPQQLSPQSSSPPHQNSTHCSPPNQNSARCPLPQQNSTHCLPLQQNGTHCPLPQQSSTHHPSPQQNSTHCPPPQQNSTHCPPPQQNTTHCPPPQQNTTHCPPPQQNSAQCPAPQQSSAHHSPNQQNCAHCPTPQQNSAHCPTPQQSSTHHPPPQQNSAHCPAPQQNSAHCPPPQQNSAHCPPPQQNSAHCPPPQQNSAHCPPPQQNSTHCSPSQQNSTHCSPSQQSTTHCSPSQQNSTHSAPVISTANTNQQAPVPSTHSAPASPTKVNQQQSTSQPIKEASLPLSPSQPIQNEAVLPTDSPHSLQQIDQIQISESVSAQPHSNGMPSISDSETPNVSPSSPVLPQPPVGSLNGSSSPEPPVPGFATLGRKLMLDTGSTPSGDPDTSCSASDTYSSSTYALSSTTDSTATQPPLPEKRRQGTLPGSPNGRSGTLRASTSHSPSGQHHVTFSPLVGAVTVPSGQNDGLAEGETGSRVSVKFVQDSSRFWYKPGISREQAIAALKEKEPGAFLIRDSNSFQGAYGLALKVASPPANISNHSSKGDPMEQLVRHFLIETGPRGVKIKGCQNEPHFGSLSALVYQHSITPISLPCALRIPDNDPITESQEVQPVSNMSTAADLLKQGAACNVLYLNSVETESLTGPQAVAKATGVMMTLSPRPSATVVHFKVSTQGITLTDSQRRVFFRRHYPINSVTFSSVDPQDRRWTNSDSTTSKVFGFVAKKPGSVAENVCHLFAELDPEQPATAIVNFINKVMLGPQQR, from the exons ATGGGTTGCACCCTGTGTACGGATTGCTGCGGGGACGAGCCGGAGCCAGAGGTGCTCAGAGGGACACAGAACAGGGAGAGGACACACAACAGGATCAACATGAGACTCACCAAG GCAGGGAAGGGCGAGCCCCATGAGTTTAAGGAAAAAACATTCAAGAAGAAGCGCCAGTGTGGGGTGTGCAAGCAAAACATAGAAAGTCTGGGATCGTTCTGCCGAG TCTGCAAGACAGCCACTCACAAGAAATGTGAAAGTAAA GCCAGCACACCCTGTGTCCCGGCCCCATCCTCTGATTTG CAGCGGAGAGGAACGACCTCCTCTCGACACATTCAGCATCTG GGCTCAACCAAATCTCTGACCTACACCAAACCGAGAAGTACTTTACCCAG GAGTCTAAGTGTGGATCGGGTGATGGACAGGGTGATGGAGCGCCACTACGACTTCGACCTCACCTACATCACTGAGCGTATCATATCTGTCTTCTTTCCCCCTCTGCTGGATGAGCAGCGTTATCGCCTCAATCTCAAAGAGGTGGCAGCTATGCTCAAGTCCAAACACCAGGACAAGTTTTTG TTACTAAATCTGTCTGAGAAAAGGCATGACATCAGACGACTTAACCCCAAG gtcCATGATTTCGGCTGGCCAGATCTACATGCACCCCCACTAGACAAAATCTGTTCCATGTGCAAAGCCATGGAGACATGGCTGAACTCTGACCCCCAGCATGTGGTGGTCCTGCATTGCAAG GGGAATAAGGGAAAGACCGGAGTCATCATCGCGGCATACATGCATTACAGCAAGATCTCAGCAGG GGCAGATCAGGCTCTCAGCACACTGGCTATGAGGAAATTTTGTGAGGACAAAGTGTCATCTTCTCTCCAGCCTTCACAGAACAG gtatatatattattttggaGGCCTTTTGTCAGGGGCCATAAAGATGAACAGCAGTCCTCTTTTCCTCCACCAGGTCCTTATTCCAACCATCCCCAAGTTTCATGCTGATGGAG GGTACTTGCCTTTTATGAAGATCTATCAGTCCATGCAGCTGGTCTACACTTCAGGCATATA TGATTTGCAGGGTTCAGCAGGCAGAAAGCTGTGCGTGACCATCGAGCCTGCTCTGTTGCTGAAAGGAGACATTATG GTCAAGTGCTATCATAGACGACTTCAGGCCACTGAGAGGGACACAGTGTTCCGACTCCAGTTTCACACCTGCACCATCCATGGATCACAGCTCTGGTTTGGGAAAGGAGAACTTGATGAAGCTTGCTCAG ATGACCGGTTTCCCCCTGATGCCACTGTGGAGTTTGTCTTTTCTTCTGGACCAGAGAAAATTAAAG GGCGGGAATACCAGCGGAATGACCCAGCAGTCACAGTTGACTATAATACAGCTGATCAAGTGGTACGCTGGGATTCTTACGACAATTTGAATCAGAGACACGAGGACAGTCAAGATG ATATTGCACACACTCGAGGGCCTCTGGATGGCAGTCTGTACGCTCAAGTGAAGAAGCGCCGTGCTGCTTGTGCTTCCTCTTTCTTATCTGCCAATGGTAGTCCAGGACAAATCTCTGATGAGAGACAAGGTCATCTCCTGTCACTCAGCACAGATTCCGGGCATTCATCAGCTCCACCTGAACGCCTTGAAGATTCACCCAGGAGGCCACCACCTACTCAGCAGGAACGAGAGGAATTGGAGCGGCTTCTTGGGGGGATTGAGGGAGAGAGGACTAGCAGGGATCGTGAACGGGAGACAGCCATTCTGGATGATGGAGACTCACTCCCACCAGAAAATACTGCGCCGCTGCGGTTAGCTCGATCGTGTTCCTGCCGCATGGGCTACAGATCACAGCGTTGCTCTGAACTCCATCACATGCCCAATGGGTACTGCTTGGACCACTCAGCTCCCAGCAACAACCACACAGGAGTCTCTTCATCAAACATGCTAGGTCTGTGCCAACACCACAGTGGTCACACGCACCAGTCACTCCCACCTCCAGACCTGCTGTGGGACCGACAGCAAGGCTCTCCGCACTACCTGCATGGTCCTTCTAGGCATGTTTGCCCTTATCCATCCCAGGAACTCTGCCCTCACCCTCATACACTGTCCCCTAGTGGACGACTGCTGTGCAGGTCAGATGAATTCCTCACATACCCACAGCCACAACACAACCATCCACACCACCCGAAAGCACCTGGACCCTACCATGATGTGATGCTTGTAGACAGCCTCCTACCACCCCCTAGCTGCCCATGCCGGGATTGCTGCTTGAGACGAGAGGACTTTCACACTTTACGGCTTGACAGAGGTGAAGGATTGCACTGGGAAAGGGAAGAGCTCCCTCGAGACAGCGGCTTAAGGCGAAGCAGAGGATCTGAGGTTCCAAGACGATCGGAACTGCACTGGGAGCAAGAGGCAGGGTTAAGACAGGGTCGTGAGGTCTCATTGCATTGGGACAGGGACAGAGAGGCAGAACTACAAtgggagagagaacgagaagCTGAGTACTGGCACAGAAGAACTGCCTTGTCACCATATGGTCCCCCAGGTCATGATCCTGCTTTCACGTTTGACCCACTGCCCCAGGGTCACCCAGCATTTCCCGAACCCTCAAGATCACACAGTCATGCCCACCTGGATATAAAGTACAGCAGTGGCTCCAGCAGCTACCAGACATCTCACCAGATGTGCCCCTGCTCACCCTACCAGCCTTCGCCTTCTGAGAGCCGTGGCTATGCTTCAGGTTACCAGTCAGACTCCACTTCTCCACTGCCTCACAGCTACTCCTCTTGCTACAGCCATACAGACCCCCACCATCAGCactacacaaccaacacacactcag ATGGTTCCGGAGTTCCAGGTGAGAATGTAGGTTGGCGGGACCATATTACCCATGGTTCCATGAGACGGCTACATCGTGAAGCACATGGACCATGCTCCACCCCATCTGATATGTCTGGACCACCCACTCCAGTCCATACCAGCAGCCCACTGATTACACAAGACAG TCTGACTGTACAGGATCAGGAGGCCCGGTCATCAGAGATGAGCACAGTCAGCACCTCACACCAGGAGAGAACAAACCCATGTGTCCAGCAAAATCTGTCAAACTCTGGGCCAGAGCCTCGTCAAGTTGGAAGTCCATCCACAGAACCGCCTAAGTCATGTACATCCATCCCAGAGAAACACTGCATCCTTCCTCATCAGCTTACTAcacattcttctttttctcctcagcAGAACTCTACACATTCCCTGTCTTCTTCTCAGCAGCTTTCCCTACATTCCTCATCTTCTCAGCAGCTGTCACCACATTCCTCTTCTCCTCAGCAGCTCTCCCCACATTCCTACTCTCCTCAGCAGCTCTCCCCACATTCCTACTCACCTCAGCAGCTCTCTCCACAatcttcctctcctccacatcagaactctacacactgctcccctCCTAATCAAAACTCTGCACGTTGCCCACTTCCTCAACAGAACTCCACACACTGCCTCCCACTTCAGCAGAATGGTACACACTGCCCACTTCCTCAACAGAGCTCCACACACCACCCATCTCCTCagcagaactccacacactgTCCACCTCCTCagcagaactccacacactgCCCACCTCCTcaacagaacaccacacactgcccACCTCCTcaacagaacaccacacactgcccACCTCCTCAACAGAACTCTGCACAATGCCCAGCTCCTCAACAGAGCTCAGCACACCACTCACCTAATCAACAGAACTGTGCACACTGCCCAACTCCTCAACAAAACTCTGCACACTGCCCAACTCCCCAACAGAGCTCCACACACCACCCACCTCCTCAGCAGAACTCTGCACACTGCCCAGCTCCTCAGCAGAACTCTGCACACTGCCCACCTCCTCAGCAGAACTCTGCACACTGCCCACCTCCTCAGCAAAACTCTGCACACTGCCCACCGCCTCAGCAAAACTCTGCACATTGCCCACCGCCTCAGCAGAATTCCACACATTGCTCACCTTCTCAGCAGAATTCCACACATTGCTCTCCTTCTCAACAGAGCACCACACACTGCTCTCCTTCTCAGCAGAACTCAACACATTCTGCCCCTGTAATATCCACAGCCAACACTAACCAACAAGCCCCAGTGCCATCTACCCATTCTGCCCCTGCATCTCCCACTAAAGTAAACCAACAACAGAGCACCAGCCAGCCAATCAAGGAAGCCAGTCTGCCCCTCTCACCTTCTCAACCAATCCAAAATGAGGCAGTCCTACCCACTGATTCTCCTCATTCTTTGCAGCAGATTGATCAAATTCAAATATCAGAGTCTGTTTCTGCCCAGCCTCACAGCAATGGAATGCCATCAATTTCTGATTCCGAGACTCCCAATGTATCTCCTTCTTCCCCTGTTTTACCTCAACCACCAGTGGGCAGTCTGAATGGCTCTTCCTCCCCTGAACCCCCTGTGCCAGGCTTCGCCACTCTGGGTAGGAAGCTGATGTTGGACACAGGATCAACCCCATCTGGAGATCCAGATACTAGTTGCAGTGCCTCTGATACTTACTCGTCTTCCACCTATGCCCTTTCTTCAACCACTGACAGCACTGCCACACAGCCTCCTTTGCCAGAGAAAAGACGCCAGGGTACCCTGCCTGGCTCACCCAATGGACGGTCAGGCACCCTAAGAGCATCCACGAGTCATTCCCCCTCTGGCCAACACCATGTTACCTTCTCACCATTGGTAGGAGCGGTGACAGTACCGAGCGGGCAGAACGATGGGCTGGCAGAGGGTGAAACAGGCAGCAGGGTCAGTGTGAAGTTTGTGCAGGACAGCTCCCGTTTCTGGTACAAGCCTGGAATCTCCCGAGAACAAG CCATTGCAGCTCTGAAGGAAAAGGAGCCAGGTGCATTCCTCATCAGGGACAGTAACTCCTTCCAGGGGGCTTATGGTTTGGCCCTCAAAGTGGCTTCACCACCTGCCAACATCAGCAACCATTCCAGCAAAG GTGATCCTATGGAACAGCTGGTGAGACATTTCCTAATTGAGACTGGACCAAGAGGGGTGAAAATCAAAGGGTGTCAAAATGAGCCCCACTTTG GAAGTTTATCAGCGCTGGTCTATCAGCATTCCATCACACCCATCTCTCTGCCCTGTGCTCTCCGCATCCCTGACAACG atCCCATAACAGAAAGCCAGGAAGTCCAGCCGGTCAGCAACATGAGCACAGCAGCAGACTTACTAAAACAGGGTGCAG CGTGTAATGTCCTGTATCTGAACTCGGTGGAGACTGAGTCTCTCACCGGACCGCAGGCAGTAGCTAAAGCGACAGGCGTGATGATGACACTAAGCCCTCGGCCCTCGGCCACTGTAGTGCACTTCAAAGTGTCGACACAGGGCATCACTCTGACTGACAGTCAGCGCCG ggttttctTCAGGAGGCACTACCCCATCAACAGTGTGACTTTCAGCAGCGTTGATCCACAGGACAGGAG GTGGACTAACTCAGACAGCACGACATCTAA AGTGTTTGGGTTCGTAGCTAAGAAACCAGGCAGCGTGGCCGAGAACGTGTGTCACCTGTTTGCCGAACTCGACCCGGAGCAGCCTGCCACAGCTATCGTTAACTTCATCAACAAAGTCATGTTGGGGCCACAGCAGCGCTAg
- the tns2a gene encoding tensin-2 isoform X5, with protein sequence MGCTLCTDCCGDEPEPEVLRGTQNRERTHNRINMRLTKAGKGEPHEFKEKTFKKKRQCGVCKQNIESLGSFCRVCKTATHKKCESKASTPCVPAPSSDLQRRGTTSSRHIQHLGSTKSLTYTKPRSTLPRSLSVDRVMDRVMERHYDFDLTYITERIISVFFPPLLDEQRYRLNLKEVAAMLKSKHQDKFLLLNLSEKRHDIRRLNPKVHDFGWPDLHAPPLDKICSMCKAMETWLNSDPQHVVVLHCKGNKGKTGVIIAAYMHYSKISAGADQALSTLAMRKFCEDKVSSSLQPSQNRYIYYFGGLLSGAIKMNSSPLFLHQVLIPTIPKFHADGGYLPFMKIYQSMQLVYTSGIYDLQGSAGRKLCVTIEPALLLKGDIMVKCYHRRLQATERDTVFRLQFHTCTIHGSQLWFGKGELDEACSDDRFPPDATVEFVFSSGPEKIKGREYQRNDPAVTVDYNTADQVVRWDSYDNLNQRHEDSQDDIAHTRGPLDGSLYAQVKKRRAACASSFLSANGSPGQISDERQGHLLSLSTDSGHSSAPPERLEDSPRRPPPTQQEREELERLLGGIEGERTSRDRERETAILDDGDSLPPENTAPLRLARSCSCRMGYRSQRCSELHHMPNGYCLDHSAPSNNHTGVSSSNMLGLCQHHSGHTHQSLPPPDLLWDRQQGSPHYLHGPSRHVCPYPSQELCPHPHTLSPSGRLLCRSDEFLTYPQPQHNHPHHPKAPGPYHDVMLVDSLLPPPSCPCRDCCLRREDFHTLRLDRGEGLHWEREELPRDSGLRRSRGSEVPRRSELHWEQEAGLRQGREVSLHWDRDREAELQWEREREAEYWHRRTALSPYGPPGHDPAFTFDPLPQGHPAFPEPSRSHSHAHLDIKYSSGSSSYQTSHQMCPCSPYQPSPSESRGYASGYQSDSTSPLPHSYSSCYSHTDPHHQHYTTNTHSDGSGVPGENVGWRDHITHGSMRRLHREAHGPCSTPSDMSGPPTPVHTSSPLITQDSLTVQDQEARSSEMSTVSTSHQERTNPCVQQNLSNSGPEPRQVGSPSTEPPKSLGSLNGSSSPEPPVPGFATLGRKLMLDTGSTPSGDPDTSCSASDTYSSSTYALSSTTDSTATQPPLPEKRRQGTLPGSPNGRSGTLRASTSHSPSGQHHVTFSPLVGAVTVPSGQNDGLAEGETGSRVSVKFVQDSSRFWYKPGISREQAIAALKEKEPGAFLIRDSNSFQGAYGLALKVASPPANISNHSSKGDPMEQLVRHFLIETGPRGVKIKGCQNEPHFGSLSALVYQHSITPISLPCALRIPDNDPITESQEVQPVSNMSTAADLLKQGAACNVLYLNSVETESLTGPQAVAKATGVMMTLSPRPSATVVHFKVSTQGITLTDSQRRVFFRRHYPINSVTFSSVDPQDRRWTNSDSTTSKVFGFVAKKPGSVAENVCHLFAELDPEQPATAIVNFINKVMLGPQQR encoded by the exons ATGGGTTGCACCCTGTGTACGGATTGCTGCGGGGACGAGCCGGAGCCAGAGGTGCTCAGAGGGACACAGAACAGGGAGAGGACACACAACAGGATCAACATGAGACTCACCAAG GCAGGGAAGGGCGAGCCCCATGAGTTTAAGGAAAAAACATTCAAGAAGAAGCGCCAGTGTGGGGTGTGCAAGCAAAACATAGAAAGTCTGGGATCGTTCTGCCGAG TCTGCAAGACAGCCACTCACAAGAAATGTGAAAGTAAA GCCAGCACACCCTGTGTCCCGGCCCCATCCTCTGATTTG CAGCGGAGAGGAACGACCTCCTCTCGACACATTCAGCATCTG GGCTCAACCAAATCTCTGACCTACACCAAACCGAGAAGTACTTTACCCAG GAGTCTAAGTGTGGATCGGGTGATGGACAGGGTGATGGAGCGCCACTACGACTTCGACCTCACCTACATCACTGAGCGTATCATATCTGTCTTCTTTCCCCCTCTGCTGGATGAGCAGCGTTATCGCCTCAATCTCAAAGAGGTGGCAGCTATGCTCAAGTCCAAACACCAGGACAAGTTTTTG TTACTAAATCTGTCTGAGAAAAGGCATGACATCAGACGACTTAACCCCAAG gtcCATGATTTCGGCTGGCCAGATCTACATGCACCCCCACTAGACAAAATCTGTTCCATGTGCAAAGCCATGGAGACATGGCTGAACTCTGACCCCCAGCATGTGGTGGTCCTGCATTGCAAG GGGAATAAGGGAAAGACCGGAGTCATCATCGCGGCATACATGCATTACAGCAAGATCTCAGCAGG GGCAGATCAGGCTCTCAGCACACTGGCTATGAGGAAATTTTGTGAGGACAAAGTGTCATCTTCTCTCCAGCCTTCACAGAACAG gtatatatattattttggaGGCCTTTTGTCAGGGGCCATAAAGATGAACAGCAGTCCTCTTTTCCTCCACCAGGTCCTTATTCCAACCATCCCCAAGTTTCATGCTGATGGAG GGTACTTGCCTTTTATGAAGATCTATCAGTCCATGCAGCTGGTCTACACTTCAGGCATATA TGATTTGCAGGGTTCAGCAGGCAGAAAGCTGTGCGTGACCATCGAGCCTGCTCTGTTGCTGAAAGGAGACATTATG GTCAAGTGCTATCATAGACGACTTCAGGCCACTGAGAGGGACACAGTGTTCCGACTCCAGTTTCACACCTGCACCATCCATGGATCACAGCTCTGGTTTGGGAAAGGAGAACTTGATGAAGCTTGCTCAG ATGACCGGTTTCCCCCTGATGCCACTGTGGAGTTTGTCTTTTCTTCTGGACCAGAGAAAATTAAAG GGCGGGAATACCAGCGGAATGACCCAGCAGTCACAGTTGACTATAATACAGCTGATCAAGTGGTACGCTGGGATTCTTACGACAATTTGAATCAGAGACACGAGGACAGTCAAGATG ATATTGCACACACTCGAGGGCCTCTGGATGGCAGTCTGTACGCTCAAGTGAAGAAGCGCCGTGCTGCTTGTGCTTCCTCTTTCTTATCTGCCAATGGTAGTCCAGGACAAATCTCTGATGAGAGACAAGGTCATCTCCTGTCACTCAGCACAGATTCCGGGCATTCATCAGCTCCACCTGAACGCCTTGAAGATTCACCCAGGAGGCCACCACCTACTCAGCAGGAACGAGAGGAATTGGAGCGGCTTCTTGGGGGGATTGAGGGAGAGAGGACTAGCAGGGATCGTGAACGGGAGACAGCCATTCTGGATGATGGAGACTCACTCCCACCAGAAAATACTGCGCCGCTGCGGTTAGCTCGATCGTGTTCCTGCCGCATGGGCTACAGATCACAGCGTTGCTCTGAACTCCATCACATGCCCAATGGGTACTGCTTGGACCACTCAGCTCCCAGCAACAACCACACAGGAGTCTCTTCATCAAACATGCTAGGTCTGTGCCAACACCACAGTGGTCACACGCACCAGTCACTCCCACCTCCAGACCTGCTGTGGGACCGACAGCAAGGCTCTCCGCACTACCTGCATGGTCCTTCTAGGCATGTTTGCCCTTATCCATCCCAGGAACTCTGCCCTCACCCTCATACACTGTCCCCTAGTGGACGACTGCTGTGCAGGTCAGATGAATTCCTCACATACCCACAGCCACAACACAACCATCCACACCACCCGAAAGCACCTGGACCCTACCATGATGTGATGCTTGTAGACAGCCTCCTACCACCCCCTAGCTGCCCATGCCGGGATTGCTGCTTGAGACGAGAGGACTTTCACACTTTACGGCTTGACAGAGGTGAAGGATTGCACTGGGAAAGGGAAGAGCTCCCTCGAGACAGCGGCTTAAGGCGAAGCAGAGGATCTGAGGTTCCAAGACGATCGGAACTGCACTGGGAGCAAGAGGCAGGGTTAAGACAGGGTCGTGAGGTCTCATTGCATTGGGACAGGGACAGAGAGGCAGAACTACAAtgggagagagaacgagaagCTGAGTACTGGCACAGAAGAACTGCCTTGTCACCATATGGTCCCCCAGGTCATGATCCTGCTTTCACGTTTGACCCACTGCCCCAGGGTCACCCAGCATTTCCCGAACCCTCAAGATCACACAGTCATGCCCACCTGGATATAAAGTACAGCAGTGGCTCCAGCAGCTACCAGACATCTCACCAGATGTGCCCCTGCTCACCCTACCAGCCTTCGCCTTCTGAGAGCCGTGGCTATGCTTCAGGTTACCAGTCAGACTCCACTTCTCCACTGCCTCACAGCTACTCCTCTTGCTACAGCCATACAGACCCCCACCATCAGCactacacaaccaacacacactcag ATGGTTCCGGAGTTCCAGGTGAGAATGTAGGTTGGCGGGACCATATTACCCATGGTTCCATGAGACGGCTACATCGTGAAGCACATGGACCATGCTCCACCCCATCTGATATGTCTGGACCACCCACTCCAGTCCATACCAGCAGCCCACTGATTACACAAGACAG TCTGACTGTACAGGATCAGGAGGCCCGGTCATCAGAGATGAGCACAGTCAGCACCTCACACCAGGAGAGAACAAACCCATGTGTCCAGCAAAATCTGTCAAACTCTGGGCCAGAGCCTCGTCAAGTTGGAAGTCCATCCACAGAACCGCCTAAGTCAT TGGGCAGTCTGAATGGCTCTTCCTCCCCTGAACCCCCTGTGCCAGGCTTCGCCACTCTGGGTAGGAAGCTGATGTTGGACACAGGATCAACCCCATCTGGAGATCCAGATACTAGTTGCAGTGCCTCTGATACTTACTCGTCTTCCACCTATGCCCTTTCTTCAACCACTGACAGCACTGCCACACAGCCTCCTTTGCCAGAGAAAAGACGCCAGGGTACCCTGCCTGGCTCACCCAATGGACGGTCAGGCACCCTAAGAGCATCCACGAGTCATTCCCCCTCTGGCCAACACCATGTTACCTTCTCACCATTGGTAGGAGCGGTGACAGTACCGAGCGGGCAGAACGATGGGCTGGCAGAGGGTGAAACAGGCAGCAGGGTCAGTGTGAAGTTTGTGCAGGACAGCTCCCGTTTCTGGTACAAGCCTGGAATCTCCCGAGAACAAG CCATTGCAGCTCTGAAGGAAAAGGAGCCAGGTGCATTCCTCATCAGGGACAGTAACTCCTTCCAGGGGGCTTATGGTTTGGCCCTCAAAGTGGCTTCACCACCTGCCAACATCAGCAACCATTCCAGCAAAG GTGATCCTATGGAACAGCTGGTGAGACATTTCCTAATTGAGACTGGACCAAGAGGGGTGAAAATCAAAGGGTGTCAAAATGAGCCCCACTTTG GAAGTTTATCAGCGCTGGTCTATCAGCATTCCATCACACCCATCTCTCTGCCCTGTGCTCTCCGCATCCCTGACAACG atCCCATAACAGAAAGCCAGGAAGTCCAGCCGGTCAGCAACATGAGCACAGCAGCAGACTTACTAAAACAGGGTGCAG CGTGTAATGTCCTGTATCTGAACTCGGTGGAGACTGAGTCTCTCACCGGACCGCAGGCAGTAGCTAAAGCGACAGGCGTGATGATGACACTAAGCCCTCGGCCCTCGGCCACTGTAGTGCACTTCAAAGTGTCGACACAGGGCATCACTCTGACTGACAGTCAGCGCCG ggttttctTCAGGAGGCACTACCCCATCAACAGTGTGACTTTCAGCAGCGTTGATCCACAGGACAGGAG GTGGACTAACTCAGACAGCACGACATCTAA AGTGTTTGGGTTCGTAGCTAAGAAACCAGGCAGCGTGGCCGAGAACGTGTGTCACCTGTTTGCCGAACTCGACCCGGAGCAGCCTGCCACAGCTATCGTTAACTTCATCAACAAAGTCATGTTGGGGCCACAGCAGCGCTAg